Below is a genomic region from Prunus persica cultivar Lovell chromosome G3, Prunus_persica_NCBIv2, whole genome shotgun sequence.
ACACAAAATAGtggttaattaaaataatatatgtaaCGACTTCTCGACATGTTATATATAATAGATCGAGATTCGTgtcaattaattaatcttgcactaattgttattgtttctCTCCATTGTCTTGAATTTTCAGGTGCCTATATTTGCAGAATTGACGGGGTCAGGAAGGGCACCTGATAAGCTCTTGACtctgtatttttctttcttgagtTTAGGTGTTTTGGCCATACTGCGTGGGCTGCTACCAACCTCATCAACCAGGTCTTCTGCAACCATAGGCAAGAGACCTGCTTCCGGtaggaagaagaaagtttaaatttttactCTGCAACTCAAAAGTTCTGTGATCTTGATGATCCATCTCATTGTGAGAGCAACATTGTGATTGCCATTTGCCTAGCTTGTGTCTAGTTCAGAAGATTTATATAATCGTATGGAGGAAACATATCTGGAGAACAAAATGTTCTGATTTTTGTAGAACGGTATGTTTGCCAAGAACAATTTATGAGATGCATTATTAGAGAAGAGTTTGACTATTATATATGTGTCAAATTGtccaacaataataaaaaatttgctgAAACTAACATGCATGTTAGTGATGGATTATAGAACAAAGACCAACCTGTACAAACACATATTTAAATATGGCAGTAGACTTTACCCAACTAGCCTCCCAACATCTCCAGGATCTAGTTTTGCATTATCACACAGAGAAACAGAGCGAAACAGAGCAAAAACAGAGCCTCAAAAGGTCACAACAAAAATGGATGCTTTAGTGAAGACAATCGACGCCATACTCTTTGTGATGTTTGCCATAACTGCAGTGAACGCGGTGCTGATAGACGTCCAGTTGTGTCTGCCAGCAAGCTTCTTCTCAAGCTCGCTGGCGGAGCTCAAAAACTGGTACGTCCGTGAGTTCGAGGATTATCTTGGCAAAGAGAAGCCTCATTTCTTCCTTGGCCTCATATGGGTTGAGCTCGTATTCCAGTGGCCTCTTCTGGTCGCCAACTTGTATGGGATTTGGGCCGCTAAACCATGGTACAACACCACCTGCTTGGCCTATGGCGCCTCTTTCTTCACCACCATGGTAAACTtgcgtgtgtgtgtttttttttatagcgaAAAGTCACATTTGATTCTTATAGTTTAATTTGGGCAATTTGATCCGTGtagtttaattttgaaattttcatcCGAATTTCACAGAATTTATAACATGTCCTTGAATTGGGAGGAATTTAAAACCCTAGGGATAAAATTGACAGAATTGAAATTACAAGAACTAAAATGGTAAAACAGAAAACTACACTGATCAAAGATGACTTTTTcgcctttcttctttttttatgataTGTCAAATTAGTTGAGATTTTAATCaaattgattttgattaatgTTACATATTTTCTGGCTTATGGCTTGGTACAAATTGCAGGGCGCTATATTAGCAGAGCTCATAGGGTCGGGCAAGGCATCTAATAAAATGTTAAAGTTGTACTACCCTGCTATGGGGTTTGCTCTCCTGGCCATCCTGCGGGGGCTGCTCCCTCCTCCGTCCGCCACTTCTTCAACCGGTGGCAGAGGAACAACCAAAAGGGTCGGCCCACCAAAGAATAAGAAGATGATTTAGAACtcaaatctttcatcaattttccttttgtcaATTCTTTTTCCCTTGAGGGAGACACATTCCTCCTGCTTCTTGTTCAACCTTAGTGAACTTGTAACATTGTGTGAAAGGTTTTAAACGTTGATGGATTTGTATcaaacgttttttttttttttattgagagtAGCATAAGTATTGATGAAACTCTTGTCATGAATCATTGGAAGGTTTTGGGAATTGGATTCATCATCTTGGATGACAATTGCAAAGGAACAGTTTACTTAGAAAAGACGACAATCCttgattgaaagaaaaaaaaaaaaaaaaacgacgaTCTTATAACTCAACATaagaatatgtatatattttttaaattaaagtaagaACTTTCATTCATATGGAAGCAATAGTAATACAAACAGAGCTCCTCTAGTGCTATAAAGTggcctcattaaaaaccttgccataAAAACCTCCAGTGGAGGAAATCCGgtcaagaaaaaagagtaccacaGCACGAcattacattaaaaaaaaaaaactatcccCATGTCTATCTTTTTCAACATAAGAATATTGAAGTACAGGTGAAGGAGACTATCATCGATGGCAGTAACATAACTAAAATCTTCTAAGTCGGACACAAAAAACCTAAAATCTTCTAAGTAAAccgacaaaaagaaaagaaataaccagaatttttttttttctttttttttttttttttttctttttttcttttttttttttttttttttttctttttccgtGAAGatgcaaaacaaaaggaaaaaaaaaaagacaagaaagaaagaaaaggcgATCATCCTCTTGTATTCTGTCATGAAGACAGAAGTAGCTCAAATTTCGTTCCAGCAGTCGATCAAATCAGTCTTCCTCAGAATGTTTACGTCCATACTCAGCAACACTTGAAAGCCTTGGGCTTCCACTCTGTCTTCATGGCCGGGGCTGCTCGTCTTCCACTTAAACCACCATTAGAAGCATTATACACAACCGACCCACCATCAAACTCAACAGCAACATCATCGCCATATACGTTCTTTACTAGCAGGCTTTCCATGAATTCCTTCTCCTCCAAGGAAACTTGAGTTTGCGGGTTTGTCGTTGAGCCTGCAGAAACCGGAAGCCACCTTTGCCACTCATTACGTCGTCGTATCATGTGACCATGCACTTCTACACGAGTTGAGCGCTGCATCAGAACATCAAGGATAAATGGTATGTTTGTGCACATTCTCTTGAGCTTGTTAAATTCAGCAACGTTGGATATCGGAACCCATCCTTTGTTATCCATCAGTGATCTCAAGAAATAATCCTTGCAAAGATTTTCATCACTGAAATAGTATTCCACTTGTTGAACAATTTTGTTCCTCAAAGTCTGCATGTTAAACTGCGGAAGACCTTGATCGTACACGAATGGTACCGGAGGAGGACCATAACAAAACCCAACACCATGATGCACAGGAATGTTGTTAAACCCTAATTGGTGATACTGAGGAGATTGCCAACTCCAATGGCCACCACCAGAAAAATTACTTGGCTCATAATATTGCGGTTGGTAAAATACTGGGTGATGCAGAGAAGCTTGAACAGGAACATGAGGCAGATGATGTTGCGGCGGTGGTTGATGGAGGTGAGGCGAGAGGGGTGAAAAAGGCTTCGCATCAGCAGAAAGCTTTGTGGCAGCGTAGGGCTTCATTGGCCTGctttttgaggtttttttgaCACTTTACAACAAGAGCAAAAAGAATGGAAAAGTTGAATGCATAGCTGGGGTTTTTTATAGGTTTAGTCTTTTGCCTGATTCTTATGGGAAATCTTTTTCTGTTTCCTATTAGGATTCGTTcttaactttatttttcacaGTTTTTTTGACCTTTCCACCACGCAACTTtgatttcctctttttttgaCCGAGTATTTCCTGTTCAAAGTCAGGAGAAGATTTGACTGCACAAACGACTCGAGTCCAAAACAAacgacaacaacaacaacaaaacgaCTAGGCGTCCGCAAAGCAACCTAACATATTAAGAAACGACACGCCGTCAGATTAGGAAATTTGACTTGAGATCCCATTATGCATACGTCTCCTCCATCGCACACAAGGTTTCACAGAGCAAACCGAAAGCTCCATTGAAGCAGAGACAGAAACATCGTAAAGTAGGaagcaaaaatatatataacctCAAGAATCCAAAATGGGTGCTTTGGTGAAGCTTGTTGACGCCACactcttcgtcttcttcttcgtaATTGCGCTTGCAGCGCCCTTAATCGACGCGCAGACATGCCTGCCTCAGAGCCTCTTCCCAAACGTGTTGGTTCAGCTCAAGAGCTGGTACGCGCGCCAATATGGCGATTATCTCGTGACCCAGAAGCCCCATTTCTTTGTTGGGATCGTTTGGCTCGAGCTGCTCTTTCAGTGGCCTCTTTCAATTGCCAACCTGTACGGAATTTTAGCTGCCAAGTCTTGGTTCAACACCACCTGCTTGATCTATGGCGTTTCTGTGTTCACTTCCATGGTAAagtttgcttctttcttttaatacaTTGTTAACTTATAAtcaatttgttgtttttgtttggttttataACTTGGGTTTGTTagatctcttttctttttctcgtTTTCCATTGAgctaatttcttattttcttgttataTATCTTCCCAAACCAGTAATTTTATAGGATTTTGGATAGGTTAATTGTAGTAACAAATAAGAGGGTGGTTTAATAAGTCAAGCTGTTGGTTTTAGAGTGATTAAATTCATACATCTAAAAATACGAAGAAGCAAATGAAGTGAATAAGTGGGTGGTTGAAGGAGACACATTCGTCCTGATGCTTGTTTCAAATCCTGCAATGAGACTATATAActtaaaaattacaaattgccTGACAGAATTAGCCAGCTAAGAGAATTCTGAAAATATGTTACTTGGTTTCTCTGTTAGAATCAATGAAATTCTACCAAACTCTGATGATGGCATTTGGCCAATCTGGTTGTATAGTTGGAAACCCCCGGAACTCATCCAGTATGTTATCAGATTTTATCTGGTAAACGCTCATTTTAAGCTTGCATTGGATAAGAAACGAAACACCGCCGCAGGTGTGCAGGTGAGCAATATCTTAAGGCCACATGAATATTGTTGAACTGTTAATAATTACCCCTAAACACTGCCTAACTATGAACTAATGGTGCTGAGAATTGTAATTGGGTTATGGGAGGTGGAGTTCTTCTGGTTTCTGCACCACATACAGAGTCTGGAATATCGAAATTCTGTTTCTTATTGGATTGTCTACACCTTtcttcaaacttttttttatcttaacgcttgtttgttttgtgaaaatttcAGGTTACTATATTATCAGAACTGGTTCAGTCCGGCAAGGCTTCTGATAAGCTGTTGTATATGTACTTCCCTTTTCTGGGGTTAGGTGTTTTGGCCATACTGCGTGGGCTGCTGCCACCATCCAGCACGACCAGTTCGGGGATTGGCAAGAGACCTACATTGGGTAGGAAAAAGAAGGCTTGAGATACAACTAACTGACTGACTGAGATTTTGTAAGAGTGTGTCATATTTGTCACTTTATGACATTGAATCCACAATGTATCGATGAAACTCTTCTAATGGATGATTGGAAGGTTTTGACAATTGTGTTTCAGTTTAGCGCATGCTTGATGTTCACCTCTTTAGAGATTGTATGTGAATAATCTGGTGAGTTTCTCCCTTCATCTCTTACTTCAACAAAGAGGTCAGAGTGTTCATTAGACGTTGCTGGTTTTACCTTCTGTAGGGAATATCTCTGTTCTGcgcatatttttgtttgagctggctgcttgctgctgctgctctcttGTTAGTAATTTATCAAATTTTTGGGGGGAAGGTAAAATAGAGATATAACATATAACTATCTCTTAACGACGTCTTAAATCTCGTATCCAGATTGATTTCATCCTTGTATACCGAGGAGGATTAACTTAGGAACTCTGTCAGTAATGTACGTGCCCTGCTGCTGTGATTACGAAGGAGCTTTATGTAAGAGTTTTCTTGGTGACCTGAAGTATCCATGTCTTTACGGGGACCTGTTTTTAACATGCTTGTTAAAAACAGGTGAAAAGTTCATGTCCAACATGGTTAAAAGTTTTCAATTTGACTCACTTTCACTTTTACTTGCAAGATAGCTAGTGCAGAAAGGACATCATTTTATGAGAATATTAATTGCAACCACATCTCCAAGGACTCACTACCATGAAgcgaagcaaagcaaagcacaGATAGATGGCATTATGTATTGCTGTACCAGAACCCAGCAGCTTGCTTTCCTGTCTCTGCATCTATGGCATATATTAATATCTTATGAAGTCTCGATATACAAtcagaaccaaaaaaatgaagagtGGTTGCGTGGGAACCCCATCTTTCCCATTTATTCCAACTTCTACTTTTCTACTTTTCTACTTTTCTACTTTTCTACTTTTCTACTCTTTCATTTGCATGCACCAACTAGGAGAGTACAATTAGTAGAAACTCATTGAGCGTTTCAGAAAGATTCGCATTTCCAGTTGTCATGGGCTCTCAAAGTGCTCACCCCAAAACAGCTTTTTTATGAGTTTGGGATAATTTTAGCTCGACAAGACATGTACCAACCAATTTGCTAGCAATCAGTGAGATCCCTTgacagcaatttattttacttttttcattatttaaagGTCAAAAAGTTAATTACTTTTCGGTCCATGCTAAAGGTGGGTCCCACCTTACCACATCATCAAAAGTATTGGGTAAATAATTCATGTGTacgaattataaaaatatcattgCCATGTCATCAATTTTAACAGATTTTTGAATGGAATTAATGATATTGGATAACGTTGAATATCAAACCTTAATTAACGGGGCAAAGTTAGTCACTTTAACTTTTAAGGGGTAAAGTAAGGTTTTACTGTAATTTCGGGGGGCACCGCTGTGAACTAACCTTAATTATCTAGATAAATTTTCAAGAATGCTGGCATAACAATCATTGGGATAaaatttgttgacttttgaTTTCCTTCCCCGACAACGAAAGGACCAAGATTGATTCTATACGTATTGTAACATATGTTAGCCAgcaaaggggaaaaaaacgTCTTGacgtttttggtttttaatcaACCCCTTGTATTATTACaagtacaaaaataaaagataattttttatCTTTGAATGGGAGTTGTTATTGGCACCCAAGAAAATTTTCGGGTTCTACTCGAACATAAAATTATAAGtgaaaaataactttttcAAAATGCCAATAACAACTCTATTGAATTCGTAATGGCCCAAACTAAAAGTAACTTAATAACAAAACCAGCAAATATctaaattcaataaagacaCAACACTTAGAAAGAAAATTACCTAAGcaaaagcctttttttttttttttttaaatttcccaAAAAGAAATCTTAAACGATCCGACATAGAAAAGCAATATCCATTGCAAAACCCTAATCCTGAATCCAAGGTTGAAGAAAAGTGAAAGGAAAGTTCAAATATCCTAAAAATAAGGTCTTAAGCGCTTAATTTGCCTTTAACATTGTTCGAGGAAGTCAAATCCCGAACCCCTAATCTCTTAATTAAGTTACAAATTAAGGATCATGTAAGGTGCGCTCttgacttctctctctcctcctgtGTATAAGCCCAAATCCCTTACCACCATCTGTGTCTGTGTTTCTCTCCTTTCACCTTCCTTTCTCCACCTCAAAACACTgcaaaaaacacacaaataattattaaacagaCCAAACTAAGAATTCGTTGTAACATGTGTAAAAAATGTAACATATGTGACATGTAATTACTTTACCTAAAAATTAACTAAAGTTATGTCATGAAATTCATGCAGTGTCGCAAGACAATGCAGCTTTGATCCTCTCCACAGTGCAAGCAATCAGATTGTTAACTGTTGCCACCGACCCGAGAGAGAGCTTGGCGGTGGGGACAGAATCAACCAGAATCTGAAAGGCAACAGTGAGAAGGGAACCACCAGAGCCAGAATCCCCCATGCCTCCTCCATCTGGAAGGATGGCAAAGCCAGAAGGAAGAAGAGCAACATAGTCAGGGTCACTCCCATTTAGTACCACATTCATGGCAACAATGTCCACTGGAGCATAAATCACAAAGGAAGCTGTTTGGTCTGTACAGCTCTCTTGCAGTATCAGCATGTTGCTCTGGCTTGAATTCGCACTCTACAAAATCCAGTTCATTTTTAAAAGGGCAAGGTTAATAATTTATCAATTGTGATTAAGAGCAGAATATggattaattaagaaaattaaaataattataacaaTAAGATCAAGCTACATTTACTCGCAGTAGAGAGACGCAATTTCCAGTATCGCGACCATTAGCAATGTGTGCCATTTCTTGAACAATTCCACCATTGGAAAGAATGTCCCACTGCAAACACAAGTGATCATGAAGCACAAGTAATTAGTCGAACCAATTTCTATATGTATTTCTTGAATAATTTTACATCTTGGTTTTTCTCGGATTGAccgaaaagaaaacaagaccacacatttttctttttctgaaaaaaacaTGTTTCCATATTAGGAGTGATGTGAAAATCATacacattttcctttttaagaAACATTACTTGAAATGTGCATGTGATTTCCATATATGCTGGCATCCATATATATAGCTAGCTTTGATTGTATTTAACAAGTTATAGTTATGGTTCATGTACTAGGTTTGGTACATTATTCTGAGATCTATACATCATCCTAAGAATCGAAGGATAATTAACTCACATACCTCATTACGAGAGTTCTCATCACGGAGGAATTCAAATACCCTTTTGGGAGGAACTGGAAGCCAGAAAGATGTGGCGGCGCTGAGCACAATACCGGGAGGCCTGCCAGGGTCATCCACGCTCTTTCGGGTCATCACCCGAACATCATCAGCCCCGGTCCCAGACAGCGTTGTCCATGTGTGAGTGGTTGATGCGCTTACTCCAGCACAGAAGCTTATGACCATCCTTTCAGCCAATTTTAACATGCTTTTTCTGCCTTCTTGATTTGTAATCACTAATTAATcatgcatttaaaaaaaataaggctTAATTAATGAATCCACGTGCATGCACGCATGCTATATTAGACATATGCAATCTTTTAAGAGGACGTCTCGCGTGTTAGACAATACTACAACATAGAAGCATAGCCCCACACAAAATTTTCTCACCATACatacagaaaaaaaattggttacACTGTAAATTATATTGTTCTTACCACCAACATCACCAGTAGGGATGTTTGATGCCAGGGCACTGGCAAGACGTTCACATTGACGGTCCAAGGTAGCAACCCATCGTTTTGCCCCAAATGCGTTGCCGGAGTTAACCAGCTGCTTGTACAGATTGTGAACACCACGTTCATCCACATCGACATGCTCAACCCATGTAACCTAAAGCACCAAAagttataaaattaaatgacaaATAATGTAATGAGTTAAATTACATGATGCAAGTCAAATATGAATCAGgattggtatatatatatatatatatattagtgtgtttaattattaattacatTACCTTTGAGTATCCATTTGGCATTTCTTGGATGAGACATCCAGAGGGCCTTCTTTGGCATGACCTTGGTGCAGGATTAGGGCGCAGAGTGTCCAAGGAGACATCTACCACAGCCCAAGTGCCATCAATATGCTGTTTGCAGTACCTCACATAATAACTCTCACGAGTTGGAACAAGTGGTGAGGGTACTTGAAATTCTGCCGTCATCTACCAAATCACAAATAATATATCCAATCCAAACATATAATTAACCACGACAAGataatgttattaaaaatatttaatgacAAGGGAGAAGATAATAGAATTGTGAAAGtagatatatattataccacTTGCAAGGCTCCATTGTAATTTCCAGCCACTCCAGTTGACAGCACTTCCAGAGTCATAGCTCTCGACACAATCCCAGAAAACACAGTCGACCACTGATTCTAAACAAGATAAtaagt
It encodes:
- the LOC18782977 gene encoding transmembrane protein 97; protein product: MDALVKTIDAILFVMFAITAVNAVLIDVQLCLPASFFSSSLAELKNWYVREFEDYLGKEKPHFFLGLIWVELVFQWPLLVANLYGIWAAKPWYNTTCLAYGASFFTTMGAILAELIGSGKASNKMLKLYYPAMGFALLAILRGLLPPPSATSSTGGRGTTKRVGPPKNKKMI
- the LOC18782921 gene encoding transmembrane protein 97, giving the protein MGALVKLVDATLFVFFFVIALAAPLIDAQTCLPQSLFPNVLVQLKSWYARQYGDYLVTQKPHFFVGIVWLELLFQWPLSIANLYGILAAKSWFNTTCLIYGVSVFTSMVTILSELVQSGKASDKLLYMYFPFLGLGVLAILRGLLPPSSTTSSGIGKRPTLGRKKKA
- the LOC18781795 gene encoding homeobox-leucine zipper protein HDG2 isoform X2, with the protein product MPAGLMIPARNMPSMIGSNGNISGFGSSSGLTLGQPNLMEAGHLHPLDMAQNTSESDIARIREDDFDSATKSGSDNPEGGSGDDQDPRPKKKRYHRHTQHQIQEMEAFFKECPHPDDKQRKELSRELGLEPLQVKFWFQNKRTQMKTQHERHENTQLRNENEKLRADNMRYREALGSASCPNCGGPTAIGEMSFDEHHLRLENARLREEIDRISAIAAKYVGKPVGNYPLLSSPVPSRSPLDLGVGSFGGQPGMAGEMYGGGDLLRSISGPNEADKPLIIEIAVAAMEELIRMAQMGEPLWMTSLDGNTTVFNEDEYIRTFPRVAPKPSNHFKCEASRESAVVIMNHINLVEILMDVNQWSTVFSGIVSRAMTLEVLSTGVAGNYNGALQVMTAEFQVPSPLVPTRESYYVRYCKQHIDGTWAVVDVSLDTLRPNPAPRSCQRRPSGCLIQEMPNGYSKVTWVEHVDVDERGVHNLYKQLVNSGNAFGAKRWVATLDRQCERLASALASNIPTGDVGVITNQEGRKSMLKLAERMVISFCAGVSASTTHTWTTLSGTGADDVRVMTRKSVDDPGRPPGIVLSAATSFWLPVPPKRVFEFLRDENSRNEWDILSNGGIVQEMAHIANGRDTGNCVSLLRSANSSQSNMLILQESCTDQTASFVIYAPVDIVAMNVVLNGSDPDYVALLPSGFAILPDGGGMGDSGSGGSLLTVAFQILVDSVPTAKLSLGSVATVNNLIACTVERIKAALSCDTA
- the LOC18781795 gene encoding homeobox-leucine zipper protein HDG2 isoform X1, translating into MPAGLMIPARNMPSMIGSNGNISGFGSSSGLTLGQPNLMEAGHLHPLDMAQNTSESDIARIREDDFDSATKSGSDNPEGGSGDDQDPRPKKKRYHRHTQHQIQEMEAFFKECPHPDDKQRKELSRELGLEPLQVKFWFQNKRTQMKTQHERHENTQLRNENEKLRADNMRYREALGSASCPNCGGPTAIGEMSFDEHHLRLENARLREEIDRISAIAAKYVGKPVGNYPLLSSPVPSRSPLDLGVGSFGGQPGMAGEMYGGGDLLRSISGPNEADKPLIIEIAVAAMEELIRMAQMGEPLWMTSLDGNTTVFNEDEYIRTFPRVAPKPSNHFKCEASRESAVVIMNHINLVEILMDVNQWSTVFSGIVSRAMTLEVLSTGVAGNYNGALQVMTAEFQVPSPLVPTRESYYVRYCKQHIDGTWAVVDVSLDTLRPNPAPRSCQRRPSGCLIQEMPNGYSKVTWVEHVDVDERGVHNLYKQLVNSGNAFGAKRWVATLDRQCERLASALASNIPTGDVGVITNQEGRKSMLKLAERMVISFCAGVSASTTHTWTTLSGTGADDVRVMTRKSVDDPGRPPGIVLSAATSFWLPVPPKRVFEFLRDENSRNEWDILSNGGIVQEMAHIANGRDTGNCVSLLRVNSANSSQSNMLILQESCTDQTASFVIYAPVDIVAMNVVLNGSDPDYVALLPSGFAILPDGGGMGDSGSGGSLLTVAFQILVDSVPTAKLSLGSVATVNNLIACTVERIKAALSCDTA
- the LOC18781795 gene encoding homeobox-leucine zipper protein HDG2 isoform X3 — protein: MFQPNLMEAGHLHPLDMAQNTSESDIARIREDDFDSATKSGSDNPEGGSGDDQDPRPKKKRYHRHTQHQIQEMEAFFKECPHPDDKQRKELSRELGLEPLQVKFWFQNKRTQMKTQHERHENTQLRNENEKLRADNMRYREALGSASCPNCGGPTAIGEMSFDEHHLRLENARLREEIDRISAIAAKYVGKPVGNYPLLSSPVPSRSPLDLGVGSFGGQPGMAGEMYGGGDLLRSISGPNEADKPLIIEIAVAAMEELIRMAQMGEPLWMTSLDGNTTVFNEDEYIRTFPRVAPKPSNHFKCEASRESAVVIMNHINLVEILMDVNQWSTVFSGIVSRAMTLEVLSTGVAGNYNGALQVMTAEFQVPSPLVPTRESYYVRYCKQHIDGTWAVVDVSLDTLRPNPAPRSCQRRPSGCLIQEMPNGYSKVTWVEHVDVDERGVHNLYKQLVNSGNAFGAKRWVATLDRQCERLASALASNIPTGDVGVITNQEGRKSMLKLAERMVISFCAGVSASTTHTWTTLSGTGADDVRVMTRKSVDDPGRPPGIVLSAATSFWLPVPPKRVFEFLRDENSRNEWDILSNGGIVQEMAHIANGRDTGNCVSLLRVNSANSSQSNMLILQESCTDQTASFVIYAPVDIVAMNVVLNGSDPDYVALLPSGFAILPDGGGMGDSGSGGSLLTVAFQILVDSVPTAKLSLGSVATVNNLIACTVERIKAALSCDTA